From a single Kitasatospora azatica KCTC 9699 genomic region:
- the nagA gene encoding N-acetylglucosamine-6-phosphate deacetylase, translating to MTADVTGLAGARLVLPSGVVEDGRLAFSGSTIARIGGARAAGDLDLTGYTVVPGFVDLHVHGGGGASYASGIAEEALVAARTHLEHGTTTTVASTVTGEIDEVCRQAAVLSELVEDGVLAGVHFEGPFISPGRCGAHRPDLLRDPDPALVRKLVDAARGTARMVTLAPELPGGLESVRMLADLGVIAAVGHTDSDYALTLEAIEAGATVATHLFNAMPGIQHRAPGPIVALLEDERVTVELINDGTHLHPSVLDLAYGTAGAGRVALITDAMGAAGMGDGLYPLGPLQVRVTDGVARLVEGGSIAGSTLTLDVAFQRSVLVNKLSLTQTVQSISTTPAALLGLADSIGSLAVGKSADLAVLDSHSYDLVAVVRRGEWIKGAEHFPKGI from the coding sequence GTGACCGCGGACGTTACAGGTCTGGCCGGAGCCCGGCTGGTGCTGCCGAGCGGCGTCGTCGAGGACGGCCGGCTGGCCTTCTCCGGCAGCACGATCGCGCGGATCGGCGGTGCGCGCGCCGCCGGCGACCTGGACCTGACCGGCTACACCGTGGTCCCCGGCTTCGTCGACCTGCACGTGCACGGGGGCGGCGGCGCCTCCTACGCCTCCGGCATCGCCGAGGAGGCGCTGGTCGCCGCCCGGACCCACCTCGAGCACGGCACCACCACCACCGTCGCCTCCACCGTCACCGGGGAGATCGACGAGGTCTGCCGGCAGGCCGCGGTCCTCTCCGAACTGGTCGAGGACGGGGTGCTGGCGGGCGTCCACTTCGAGGGCCCGTTCATCTCGCCGGGACGGTGCGGCGCACACCGCCCCGACCTGCTGCGCGACCCGGACCCGGCGTTGGTCCGCAAGCTGGTGGACGCCGCGCGCGGCACCGCCAGGATGGTCACCCTGGCCCCCGAACTGCCCGGTGGCCTCGAGTCGGTGCGGATGCTCGCCGACCTGGGCGTGATCGCGGCGGTCGGCCACACCGACTCCGACTACGCGCTGACCCTGGAGGCGATCGAGGCCGGCGCCACCGTCGCCACCCACCTGTTCAACGCGATGCCGGGCATCCAGCACCGCGCGCCCGGACCGATCGTCGCCCTGCTCGAGGACGAGCGGGTCACCGTGGAGCTGATCAACGACGGCACCCACCTGCACCCCTCGGTGCTGGACCTGGCGTACGGCACGGCCGGCGCCGGGCGGGTCGCGCTGATCACCGACGCGATGGGCGCGGCCGGCATGGGCGACGGCCTCTACCCGCTGGGCCCGCTGCAGGTCCGGGTCACCGACGGCGTCGCCCGGCTGGTGGAGGGCGGCTCGATCGCCGGTTCCACGCTGACCCTGGACGTCGCCTTCCAGCGCTCCGTCCTCGTCAACAAGCTGAGCCTGACTCAGACCGTGCAGTCCATCTCGACCACCCCCGCCGCCCTGCTCGGGCTGGCCGACTCGATCGGCTCGCTGGCCGTCGGCAAGAGCGCCGACCTGGCCGTCCTCGACTCCCACAGCTACGACCTGGTCGCCGTGGTCCGCCGCGGCGAATGGATCAAGGGCGCCGAGCACTTCCCCAAGGGAATCTGA
- a CDS encoding ROK family protein — protein MKHVIALDVGGTGMKAALLAQDGSVLFEARRPTGREHGTDAVVATILDFAADLAEEGRSRFGEGPLAAGVAVPGTIDEKNGIAVFSANLGWRDLPMRKLLGERLGGLPVALGHDVRSGGLAEGRIGAGHGVDRFLFIALGTGIAGAIGIDGRIEAGAHGYGGEIGHVVVRPGGPLCGCGAKGCLETLASASAVSRAWAAAVGDPAADAAACALAVDAGDPRALAVWQNAVDALADGIVLAQSLLDPSTVIIGGGLAESGDTLLTPLRQAVAERLTFQMPPKVVPAMLKDTAAALGAGLLAWDLLTMEVTA, from the coding sequence GTGAAGCACGTCATCGCACTCGATGTAGGCGGCACCGGCATGAAGGCCGCGCTGCTCGCCCAGGACGGCTCCGTGCTGTTCGAAGCACGCCGACCGACCGGGCGGGAGCACGGCACTGATGCCGTCGTCGCCACCATCCTCGACTTCGCCGCCGACCTCGCCGAGGAGGGCCGCAGCCGTTTCGGCGAGGGCCCGCTCGCGGCCGGCGTCGCGGTGCCGGGAACGATCGACGAGAAGAACGGGATCGCGGTCTTCTCCGCCAACCTCGGCTGGCGGGACCTGCCGATGCGCAAGCTGCTCGGTGAGCGGCTCGGCGGCCTGCCGGTCGCCCTCGGCCACGACGTCCGCTCCGGCGGGCTGGCCGAGGGGCGGATCGGTGCCGGCCACGGCGTCGATCGGTTCCTGTTCATCGCGCTCGGCACCGGTATCGCCGGTGCGATCGGGATCGACGGCCGGATCGAGGCCGGTGCGCACGGCTACGGCGGCGAGATCGGCCACGTGGTGGTCCGTCCCGGCGGTCCGCTCTGCGGCTGCGGCGCCAAGGGCTGCCTGGAGACGCTGGCCTCGGCCTCCGCGGTCTCCCGGGCCTGGGCCGCCGCGGTCGGCGACCCGGCGGCCGACGCCGCCGCCTGCGCACTGGCCGTCGACGCCGGCGACCCGCGCGCCCTGGCGGTCTGGCAGAACGCGGTGGACGCCCTCGCGGACGGCATCGTGCTGGCCCAGAGCCTGCTCGACCCGTCGACGGTGATCATCGGCGGCGGGCTGGCCGAGTCCGGCGACACGCTCCTCACTCCCCTGCGCCAGGCGGTGGCCGAGCGGTTGACCTTCCAGATGCCCCCGAAGGTCGTCCCGGCCATGCTCAAAGACACCGCCGCCGCCCTGGGCGCCGGCCTGCTCGCCTGGGATCTGCTCACGATGGAGGTGACCGCGTGA
- a CDS encoding SIS domain-containing protein yields MTATDSSLTAEELATQPSCWRRAAALAGTEEAAAALPRRGERVAVVGCGTSWFMAQAYAALRESAGHGETDAFAASEFPYGRSYDRVIAITRSGTTTEVLELLGRLHGSVATTSLTADPATPVMTAADQVLVLDFADERSVVQTRFATTALALLRAHLEAEQALPPGVATVEQAAADAERALAEPLPEGILEVDQITFLGAGWTNGLALEAGLKMREAAVFWTEAYPAMEYRHGPIAITAPGRAAWMLGALPEGLAGDIARTGGLLVAGSDRAAEGLDPLADLVRVHRLAVVLAGARGLDVDNPRSLTRSVQL; encoded by the coding sequence ATGACCGCCACTGACAGCTCACTGACCGCCGAGGAACTGGCCACCCAGCCGTCCTGCTGGCGCCGCGCCGCGGCCCTGGCCGGGACTGAGGAGGCGGCCGCCGCCCTGCCGCGCCGCGGCGAGCGGGTCGCGGTGGTCGGCTGCGGCACCTCCTGGTTCATGGCCCAGGCGTACGCCGCGCTGCGCGAGTCGGCCGGGCACGGCGAGACGGACGCCTTCGCCGCCTCCGAGTTCCCGTACGGCCGCAGCTACGACCGGGTGATCGCGATCACCCGCTCCGGCACCACCACCGAGGTGCTGGAGTTGCTCGGCCGGCTGCACGGCAGCGTCGCCACCACCTCGCTCACCGCCGACCCGGCCACCCCGGTGATGACCGCCGCCGACCAGGTGCTGGTGCTGGACTTCGCCGACGAGCGCTCGGTGGTGCAGACCCGGTTCGCCACCACCGCGCTGGCGCTGCTGCGCGCCCACCTGGAGGCCGAGCAGGCACTGCCGCCCGGCGTGGCGACGGTGGAACAGGCCGCCGCGGACGCCGAGCGGGCATTGGCCGAGCCGCTGCCCGAGGGCATCCTGGAGGTGGACCAGATCACCTTCCTGGGCGCCGGCTGGACCAACGGCCTGGCCCTCGAGGCCGGACTGAAGATGCGCGAGGCGGCGGTCTTCTGGACCGAGGCCTACCCGGCGATGGAGTACCGGCACGGCCCGATCGCGATCACCGCGCCCGGCCGCGCGGCCTGGATGCTCGGCGCCCTGCCCGAGGGCCTGGCCGGCGACATCGCCCGGACCGGCGGCCTGCTGGTCGCCGGCTCCGACCGCGCCGCCGAGGGCCTGGACCCGCTGGCCGACCTGGTCCGGGTGCACCGCCTCGCGGTCGTCCTGGCCGGCGCCCGCGGCCTGGACGTGGACAACCCGCGCTCGCTCACCCGCTCGGTCCAGCTCTGA
- a CDS encoding DeoR/GlpR family DNA-binding transcription regulator, whose translation MSRYERWNGLLELLAEHGKLEVEEAAAALGVSAATIRRDLDQLARQQMVTRTRGGAVAHNVSYDLPLRYKTARNAGAKQRIGQAVAALIAPGEVVGLNGGTTTTEVARALAVRPELTERAENGAGQPLTVVTNALNIANELTVRPSVKIVVTGGVARPQSYELIGPLAAAVLNELTLDVTVLGVDALDVEAGATAHHEGEASVNRLLAERARKVVVAADSSKLGRRAFARICGLEAIDTLVTDDAVDEELAAAFAEAGVRVLTV comes from the coding sequence GTGTCCAGATACGAGCGGTGGAACGGTCTCCTTGAACTCCTTGCCGAGCACGGCAAGTTGGAGGTCGAAGAGGCAGCGGCCGCGCTGGGGGTGTCGGCCGCCACGATCCGCCGTGACCTGGATCAGCTGGCCCGCCAGCAGATGGTCACCCGTACGCGGGGCGGCGCGGTGGCGCACAACGTCTCCTACGACCTCCCGCTGCGCTACAAGACGGCCCGCAACGCCGGCGCCAAGCAGCGGATCGGGCAGGCGGTGGCCGCGCTGATCGCCCCCGGCGAGGTGGTCGGCCTGAACGGCGGCACCACCACCACCGAGGTGGCCCGCGCGCTCGCGGTGCGCCCCGAACTGACCGAGCGGGCCGAGAACGGGGCCGGCCAGCCGCTCACCGTGGTGACCAACGCGCTCAACATCGCCAATGAGCTGACGGTCCGACCGTCGGTCAAGATCGTGGTCACCGGTGGAGTGGCCCGACCGCAGTCCTACGAGCTGATCGGCCCGCTGGCCGCCGCGGTGCTCAACGAACTGACCCTGGACGTCACCGTGTTGGGTGTGGACGCGCTGGACGTCGAGGCCGGCGCCACCGCGCACCACGAGGGCGAGGCGAGCGTCAACCGGCTGCTGGCCGAGCGGGCCCGCAAGGTGGTGGTGGCGGCCGACTCCTCCAAGTTGGGCCGGCGCGCCTTCGCCCGGATCTGCGGGCTCGAGGCGATCGACACCCTGGTCACCGACGACGCGGTGGACGAGGAGCTGGCCGCCGCCTTCGCAGAGGCGGGAGTACGGGTGCTGACGGTGTGA
- a CDS encoding extracellular solute-binding protein yields MRPKAVPALKSRLSAALATSTLLLSGCGTLGIGSGDTVTLKLVAADYGDSEANSSQHYWDELARRFEAANPKIKVDVQVISWNDIDTSVAAMVKAGRSPDIVQTGGFADKVAANQLYPARDVLSMDTEADFLEVFNRAGQVLETQYGIPFVSSSRTFFYNKAIFAKAGIAQPPGSWADLKADAALIKAKVPGVTPYALPLGPEEAQAESMMWTMSGGGGLTDESGVYTLDSAKNTDAFGWLKQNLVDPHLTYPDPGSVDRKTAFDDFAAGKVAMLNGHPGLVQKALQGKIDYGTAPIPRKDPQSKNRTLGVADWMMAYTANGHRTQIRQFLNFAFSKQNTLAFDEQYNLLPVTQDTLDEMTNSGKHPDLKPFLDALPAASFYPLGDPAWDTVSGKIKTEIGKAVKGDPAAVLGGLQQFAVEESKRRRPQ; encoded by the coding sequence GTGCGCCCGAAGGCGGTTCCCGCGTTGAAGTCCCGGCTCAGTGCTGCGCTCGCGACCAGCACGCTTCTGCTCTCCGGTTGCGGCACTCTCGGCATCGGCAGTGGTGACACCGTCACCCTCAAGCTGGTGGCTGCCGACTACGGGGACAGCGAGGCGAACAGCTCCCAGCACTACTGGGACGAGCTGGCCAGGCGCTTCGAGGCGGCCAACCCCAAGATCAAGGTCGACGTCCAGGTGATCAGCTGGAACGACATCGACACCAGCGTCGCCGCCATGGTCAAGGCCGGCCGCTCGCCGGACATCGTGCAGACCGGCGGTTTCGCCGACAAGGTCGCCGCCAACCAGCTCTACCCGGCCCGCGACGTGCTCTCGATGGACACCGAGGCCGACTTCCTGGAGGTCTTCAACCGGGCCGGGCAGGTGCTCGAGACCCAGTACGGCATCCCGTTCGTCTCCTCCTCGCGGACCTTCTTCTACAACAAGGCGATCTTCGCCAAGGCCGGCATCGCCCAGCCGCCCGGCTCCTGGGCCGACCTCAAGGCCGACGCCGCGCTGATCAAGGCCAAGGTCCCCGGGGTCACCCCGTACGCGCTGCCGCTCGGGCCCGAGGAGGCGCAGGCCGAGTCGATGATGTGGACGATGAGCGGCGGCGGCGGGCTGACCGACGAGTCCGGCGTCTACACCCTGGACAGCGCCAAGAACACGGACGCCTTCGGCTGGCTCAAGCAGAACCTGGTGGACCCGCACCTCACCTACCCCGACCCCGGCTCGGTGGACCGCAAGACCGCCTTCGACGACTTCGCCGCCGGCAAGGTCGCGATGCTCAACGGCCACCCCGGCCTGGTCCAGAAGGCGCTGCAGGGGAAGATCGACTACGGCACCGCGCCGATCCCGCGCAAGGACCCGCAGTCCAAGAACCGCACCCTGGGCGTCGCCGACTGGATGATGGCCTACACCGCCAACGGGCACCGCACGCAGATCCGCCAGTTCCTCAACTTCGCCTTCAGCAAGCAGAACACGCTCGCCTTCGACGAGCAGTACAACCTGCTGCCGGTCACCCAGGACACCCTGGACGAGATGACCAACAGCGGCAAGCACCCCGATCTCAAGCCCTTCCTCGACGCGCTGCCCGCCGCCAGCTTCTACCCGCTGGGCGACCCGGCCTGGGACACCGTCAGCGGGAAGATCAAGACCGAGATCGGCAAGGCGGTCAAGGGCGACCCGGCGGCGGTGCTCGGCGGGCTGCAGCAGTTCGCGGTGGAGGAGTCCAAGCGTCGGCGGCCGCAATGA
- a CDS encoding DUF3263 domain-containing protein, translated as MNELTERELAVLALEARPWRTQGAKEQAVREELGISSTRYYQLLNGLLDRPEALAKNPVLVNRLRRIREARRAERQ; from the coding sequence GTGAACGAGCTGACCGAGCGCGAGCTGGCGGTGCTGGCCCTGGAGGCCCGCCCGTGGCGGACCCAGGGCGCCAAGGAGCAGGCGGTCCGCGAGGAGCTCGGCATCTCCAGCACCCGCTACTACCAGCTGCTGAACGGTCTGCTGGACCGGCCCGAGGCGCTCGCGAAGAACCCGGTGCTGGTCAACCGGCTGCGCCGGATCCGCGAGGCCCGGCGCGCCGAGCGCCAGTAG
- the otsB gene encoding trehalose-phosphatase, translating into MGIVLEPTTPAGRAGLAALLADPAGAVLAFDFDGTLAPIVTDPEQAFAHPGAAPALARLAPLVNAVAVVTGRPALSAVRLGGFDQLPGLEGLVVLGHYGAERWEGSTGKLTAPPIHPGVAAVRAELPALLAELGVPEGTAIEDKERSLAVHTRRTADPDAVLERLRAPLAELAATHGLAVEPGRMVVELRPPGVDKGVALSGLLAERAARTVLYAGDDLGDLAAFAAVERRRADGRPALLVASGPVTGEPPVREVAERADLVVPGPAGVVELLTRLAEELLRS; encoded by the coding sequence ATGGGCATCGTGCTGGAACCGACCACCCCCGCCGGCCGGGCGGGCCTGGCCGCACTGCTGGCCGATCCGGCCGGCGCCGTGCTCGCCTTCGACTTCGACGGCACGCTCGCGCCGATCGTCACCGACCCCGAGCAGGCCTTCGCGCATCCCGGCGCGGCCCCCGCGCTGGCCCGGCTCGCGCCGCTGGTCAACGCCGTCGCGGTGGTCACCGGTCGCCCCGCGCTGAGCGCCGTGCGACTCGGCGGCTTCGACCAACTGCCGGGCCTGGAGGGGCTGGTGGTGCTGGGCCACTACGGCGCCGAGCGCTGGGAGGGCAGCACCGGAAAGCTGACGGCGCCGCCGATCCACCCGGGGGTGGCCGCCGTCCGGGCCGAACTCCCGGCCCTGCTGGCTGAACTGGGCGTGCCGGAGGGCACCGCGATCGAGGACAAGGAACGCTCGCTCGCCGTGCACACCCGGCGCACCGCCGACCCGGACGCCGTGCTCGAGCGGCTGCGCGCACCGCTCGCCGAGCTGGCCGCCACCCACGGCCTGGCGGTCGAACCGGGCCGGATGGTGGTCGAGTTGCGCCCGCCGGGGGTGGACAAGGGGGTCGCGCTGAGCGGTCTGCTGGCCGAGCGGGCGGCCCGCACGGTGCTCTACGCCGGGGACGACCTGGGCGATCTGGCCGCCTTCGCCGCCGTCGAGCGGCGGCGCGCCGATGGCCGGCCCGCGCTGCTGGTGGCCAGCGGTCCGGTGACCGGCGAGCCGCCGGTGCGCGAGGTGGCCGAACGGGCCGACCTGGTGGTGCCGGGCCCGGCGGGGGTGGTCGAGCTGCTGACCCGGCTGGCCGAGGAGCTGCTCAGGAGTTGA
- a CDS encoding alpha,alpha-trehalose-phosphate synthase (UDP-forming): MAALTTARILVASNRGPVSFSSAPDGTLTLRRGGGGLVSGLSAIDDPNAVWVCAALGEADRAAAGRSPHGRLDRGGFDVGGQAVRMLDIDPEVFDQAYNGVANSTLWFLHHMLYNTPAAPAFDAEAAEQWRAFEAYNTAFAEALAAEAAEGAAVLVQDYHLTLVPALLRELRPDLRIGYFLHTPWAPADYFRLLPDPLATAVLTGVLGADRAGFHTRRWALAFADCCEAVLGAAVDRADLSVSYRGRTTRLGVHGLGADGEFLRERAHRADVDQRLAALRETVGDRRTIVRVDRTELSKNIVRGLLAYRHLLRSRPEWRERVVHIAFAYPSRQDLAEYRDYTAAVRRISEEIDAEFATDSWQPLILQVEDDFARSLAAYRLADVALVNPIRDGMNLVAKEIPVVSEAGCALVLSREAGAWAELAEDAIGINPYDVVGTADALHRALSLPAAERTERTKRLAAAATALSPQQWFLDQLAALNP, from the coding sequence ATGGCCGCTCTCACGACCGCGCGCATCCTGGTGGCTTCCAACCGGGGGCCGGTCTCCTTCTCCAGCGCCCCCGACGGGACGTTGACCTTGCGACGCGGGGGCGGCGGACTGGTCTCGGGGCTGTCCGCGATCGACGACCCGAACGCCGTCTGGGTCTGCGCGGCGCTCGGCGAGGCGGACCGGGCGGCGGCCGGGCGCTCCCCGCACGGGCGGCTCGACCGGGGCGGCTTCGACGTCGGCGGACAGGCCGTCCGGATGCTGGACATCGACCCCGAGGTCTTCGACCAGGCCTACAACGGGGTGGCCAACTCCACCCTCTGGTTCCTGCACCACATGCTCTACAACACCCCGGCCGCCCCCGCCTTCGACGCCGAGGCCGCCGAGCAGTGGCGGGCCTTCGAGGCCTACAACACGGCCTTCGCCGAGGCGCTGGCCGCCGAGGCCGCCGAGGGCGCCGCCGTGCTGGTGCAGGACTACCACCTGACCCTGGTCCCGGCGCTGCTCCGCGAACTCCGCCCCGACCTGCGGATCGGCTACTTCCTGCACACCCCGTGGGCGCCCGCCGACTACTTCCGGCTGCTGCCGGACCCGCTCGCCACGGCCGTCCTCACCGGAGTGCTCGGCGCCGACCGGGCCGGCTTCCACACCCGCCGCTGGGCACTGGCCTTCGCCGACTGCTGCGAGGCGGTACTGGGCGCAGCGGTCGACCGGGCCGACCTCTCGGTCAGCTACCGGGGCCGCACCACCAGGCTCGGCGTGCACGGCCTGGGCGCGGACGGCGAGTTCCTGCGCGAGCGGGCGCACCGGGCGGACGTGGACCAGCGGCTCGCGGCGCTGCGCGAGACCGTCGGCGACCGCCGGACCATCGTCCGGGTCGACCGCACCGAGCTGAGCAAGAACATCGTCCGCGGCCTGCTCGCCTACCGGCACCTGCTGCGCAGCCGCCCCGAGTGGCGCGAGCGGGTGGTGCACATCGCCTTCGCCTACCCCTCCCGGCAGGACCTGGCCGAGTACCGCGACTACACCGCCGCCGTGCGCCGGATCAGCGAGGAGATCGACGCCGAGTTCGCCACCGACTCCTGGCAGCCGCTGATACTCCAGGTCGAGGACGACTTCGCGCGCTCGCTGGCCGCCTACCGGCTGGCCGACGTGGCACTGGTCAACCCGATCCGGGACGGGATGAACCTGGTCGCCAAGGAGATCCCGGTGGTCTCCGAGGCCGGCTGCGCACTGGTCCTGTCCCGGGAGGCGGGCGCCTGGGCGGAGCTGGCCGAGGACGCGATCGGGATCAACCCGTACGACGTGGTCGGCACCGCCGATGCGCTGCACCGGGCGCTCAGCCTGCCCGCGGCCGAGCGGACCGAGCGGACCAAGCGGCTGGCGGCGGCGGCCACCGCGCTCTCCCCGCAGCAGTGGTTCCTGGACCAGCTGGCGGCCCTCAACCCTTGA
- a CDS encoding glucosyl-3-phosphoglycerate synthase, which yields MPAEEPGPALIPEAADWLRRRSWSAADRPTAELLAAKRAAGPAGTVSVVLPALDEESTVGGIVEVIRRELMERLPLVDELVVVDSGSADRTAEVAAAAGARVVHRDAILPRLEPVPGKGEVLWRSLLVTSGEIVCFIDADLREFDPAFVSGIVGPLLTDPGIQLVKAMYDRPLETDGAVVPAGGGRVTELVARPLLNLHWPRLAGFVQPLGGEYAARRGLLERLHFPTGYGVELGLLVDALELVGLDALAQVDVGVRHHRHQDSQALGRMAATIYRTALERLDRTHRLKAAEDLARPVLTQFSRDPRTRDFSAHSHPITALERPPMIEVPEYSTFATGRPRQG from the coding sequence TTGCCTGCCGAGGAGCCCGGGCCCGCGCTGATTCCCGAGGCCGCGGACTGGCTGCGCCGCCGGTCCTGGAGCGCGGCCGACCGGCCGACCGCCGAGCTGCTCGCCGCCAAGCGGGCGGCCGGCCCGGCCGGCACGGTCAGCGTGGTGCTGCCCGCGCTGGACGAGGAGTCCACGGTGGGCGGGATCGTGGAGGTGATCCGGCGCGAACTGATGGAGCGACTGCCGCTGGTGGACGAGCTGGTGGTGGTCGACTCCGGCTCGGCGGACCGCACCGCCGAGGTGGCCGCGGCGGCCGGCGCCCGGGTGGTGCACCGGGACGCGATCCTGCCCCGACTCGAACCGGTGCCCGGCAAGGGCGAGGTGCTCTGGCGCTCGCTGCTGGTCACCAGCGGCGAGATCGTCTGCTTCATCGACGCCGACCTGCGCGAGTTCGATCCGGCCTTCGTCTCCGGCATCGTCGGCCCGCTGCTCACCGACCCCGGGATCCAGCTGGTCAAGGCCATGTACGACCGGCCCCTGGAGACCGACGGGGCGGTGGTGCCGGCCGGCGGCGGCCGGGTCACCGAGCTGGTCGCCCGCCCGCTGCTCAACCTGCACTGGCCTCGGCTGGCCGGCTTCGTGCAGCCGCTCGGCGGCGAGTACGCGGCCCGCCGCGGCCTGCTGGAACGGCTGCACTTCCCGACCGGCTACGGGGTGGAGCTCGGCCTGCTGGTGGACGCGCTGGAGCTGGTCGGCCTGGACGCGCTGGCCCAGGTGGACGTCGGCGTGCGCCACCACCGCCACCAGGACAGCCAGGCGCTGGGCCGGATGGCCGCCACCATCTACCGCACCGCCCTGGAGCGCCTGGACCGCACCCACCGCCTGAAGGCCGCCGAGGACCTGGCCCGTCCGGTCCTCACCCAGTTCTCCCGCGACCCTCGGACCAGGGACTTCAGCGCCCACAGCCACCCGATCACGGCTTTGGAGCGTCCTCCGATGATCGAGGTCCCGGAGTACTCGACGTTTGCCACCGGACGACCCCGGCAAGGTTGA
- the thrC gene encoding threonine synthase has product MATATPVESSTVDLGPAASLSCRECGTKFPLGPSFACLECFGPLEIAYDYSGYQAEELRKRIEAGPASIWRYAPLLPVPADVAGKPNLNPGWTPLVKADNLGRELGFTAQLHVKDDSGNPTHSFKDRVVACAIEAARAFDFTTLSCSSTGNLAGAVGAAAARAGFKSCVFIPHDLEQGKVVMAGVYGGELVGIEGNYDDVNRFCSELIGDPVGEGWGFVNVNLRPYYGEGSKTLAYEICEQLGWRLPEQIVIPIASGSQLTKIDKGLQELIKLGLVEDRPYKIFGAQAAGCSPVSAAFKAGHDVIRPVKPDTIAKSLAIGNPADGPYVLDIARRTGGAVEDVTDAEVVAAIKLLARTEGIFAETAGGVTIGVLKKLVESGQLDPAKETVAINTGDGLKTLDAVADAGLTATIRPTLESFRAAGLAS; this is encoded by the coding sequence ATGGCTACCGCTACCCCTGTCGAGTCGTCCACCGTCGACCTCGGCCCCGCCGCTTCGCTGTCCTGTCGCGAGTGCGGTACCAAGTTCCCGCTCGGTCCGAGCTTCGCCTGCCTCGAGTGCTTCGGTCCGCTGGAGATCGCCTACGACTACAGCGGCTACCAGGCCGAGGAGCTGCGCAAGCGGATCGAGGCCGGTCCGGCCTCGATCTGGCGCTACGCCCCGCTGCTGCCGGTGCCGGCCGACGTCGCCGGCAAGCCCAACCTGAACCCGGGCTGGACCCCGCTGGTCAAGGCCGACAACCTGGGCCGCGAGCTGGGCTTCACCGCCCAGCTGCACGTCAAGGACGACTCGGGCAACCCGACCCACTCCTTCAAGGACCGGGTGGTGGCCTGCGCGATCGAGGCGGCCCGTGCGTTCGACTTCACCACGCTGTCCTGCTCCTCCACCGGCAACCTGGCCGGTGCGGTCGGCGCGGCGGCGGCCCGGGCCGGGTTCAAGTCCTGCGTCTTCATCCCGCACGACCTGGAGCAGGGCAAGGTCGTGATGGCCGGTGTCTACGGCGGCGAGCTGGTCGGCATCGAGGGCAACTACGACGATGTGAACCGGTTCTGCTCCGAGCTGATCGGTGACCCGGTCGGCGAGGGCTGGGGCTTCGTCAACGTCAACCTGCGGCCGTACTACGGCGAGGGCTCCAAGACGCTGGCGTACGAGATCTGCGAGCAGCTCGGCTGGCGGCTGCCGGAGCAGATCGTGATCCCGATCGCCTCGGGCTCCCAGCTCACCAAGATCGACAAGGGCCTGCAGGAGCTGATCAAGCTCGGCCTGGTCGAGGACCGCCCGTACAAGATCTTCGGCGCCCAGGCGGCCGGCTGCTCGCCGGTCTCCGCCGCCTTCAAGGCCGGCCACGACGTGATCCGCCCGGTCAAGCCGGACACCATCGCCAAGTCGCTGGCGATCGGCAACCCGGCCGACGGCCCGTACGTGCTGGACATCGCCCGGCGCACCGGTGGTGCGGTGGAGGACGTCACCGACGCCGAGGTGGTGGCCGCGATCAAGCTGCTGGCCCGGACCGAGGGGATCTTCGCCGAGACCGCGGGCGGCGTGACCATCGGGGTGCTCAAGAAGTTGGTCGAGAGCGGGCAGCTCGACCCGGCCAAGGAGACCGTGGCGATCAACACCGGGGACGGTCTGAAGACCCTGGACGCGGTCGCCGACGCCGGTCTGACCGCGACCATTCGGCCCACCCTGGAGTCGTTCCGCGCCGCCGGCCTGGCGTCCTGA
- a CDS encoding MoaD/ThiS family protein yields MSATVRIPTILRPYTDGAAEVTAEGATLAEIVADLEKNYAGISARILDDTGKLRRFVNVYVNDDDVRFAEGLATEIKDGAGISIIPAVAGGC; encoded by the coding sequence ATGAGCGCCACCGTCCGCATTCCGACCATCCTGCGCCCCTACACCGACGGCGCCGCCGAGGTGACCGCCGAGGGCGCCACGCTGGCCGAGATCGTCGCCGACCTGGAGAAGAACTACGCCGGGATCAGCGCGCGGATCCTGGACGACACCGGCAAGCTGCGCCGCTTCGTCAACGTCTACGTCAACGACGACGACGTGCGGTTCGCCGAGGGTCTGGCCACCGAGATCAAGGACGGCGCCGGGATCTCGATCATTCCGGCGGTGGCGGGGGGTTGCTGA
- a CDS encoding cold-shock protein encodes MAQGTVKWFNAEKGYGFIAVDGGADVFVHYSAIQMDGYRTLEEGQRVEFEISQGQKGPQADMVRAAG; translated from the coding sequence ATGGCTCAGGGCACCGTCAAGTGGTTCAACGCGGAGAAGGGCTACGGCTTCATCGCGGTCGACGGTGGTGCGGACGTGTTCGTCCACTACAGCGCGATCCAGATGGACGGCTACCGCACCCTTGAAGAGGGCCAGCGGGTCGAGTTCGAGATCTCCCAGGGGCAGAAGGGCCCGCAGGCGGACATGGTCCGCGCGGCGGGCTGA